The DNA segment CTGGCTGCTGTACGACGCGATCTGCCGCGTTTTCGGCCAGCGCAGGAACGGCGATGCCATCGTCGGCGCGCTGGTCTTCGTGCTGGTGTGTGCGGCCTCGTGGCTGGCCTGCCACTGGTTCGCGGGCCGGGCCGCCTTCCTGCTGGTGGGCGCGATGATCGCCACCAGCATGAGCGCCAACGTGTTCTTCTGGATCATTCCGGGCCAGCGCAAGGTGATCGCGCAGATGAAGGCCGGCCAGCCGGTGGACCCCATCCACGGCAAGCGCGGCAAGCAGCGCAGCGTGCACAACACCTACTTCACGCTGCCGGTGCTGTTCTGCATGCTGTCCAACCACTACAGCTTCACCTGGAGCCATCCGCAGAACTGGCTGATCCTCATCCTGATGATGTTCGCGGGCGCGTCCATCCGCCAGTTCTTCGTGATGCGCCACGGCTGGAAGCTGGGCCGCAACGCGCACCCGCTGCCCTACGCGCTGGTGGGCTGCGCCGTCATCGTCGGCACCATCGCCGGGCTGCGGCTGTCGCAGGCGCCCGCCGCGCCGGCGGCGCCCTCGTCCGCGGCCGCCGCCGCGCCCGTGGGCTACGCCCAGCTGCAGCCGGTGCTGGCGCAGCGCTGCTACATGTGCCACGGCGAGCAGGTGCAGATGAAGAACCTGCGCCTGGATTCCGCAGAATCCGTAGCGCAGCATGCCCAGGCCATCTACCAGCAGGCGGTGGTGCAAAAGCTCATGCCGATGAACAACGCCACCGGCATGACCGATGCCGAGCGCGATCTCGTGCGGCGCTGGTTCGAGGGCGGCGCGCCGGCCCGCTGACCGCTGGCGGGCGGCCCCGGCCGCTCAGGCGGACGCCGCGGCCGTGGCGTCCGAGCCCTGCCAGGCGCGCTGCGGCACCGGTCCGGCGGAGTGCGCCTGGGTAGCGGACCGTTCCGCCGTGCGCCAGGCCAGGCCGCTCGCGCAGCCCTTGGCTTCGTGCTTGGCCAGCGCCGCGGCATTGGCCACTTCCTCGGCGTGGCGCATGGAGCCCGGCACCACGCGCGCCGCCCCGATCGCCAGCGTCGTGCAGGGGAAGAAGCGCTTCACCCCGTGCCGGTCTTCCGCCCAGATGCCGCCTTCGGCGCGCGCGGCGTCGTCGAACAGCTGGAACGCCTCGCGCGCGAAGTCTTCCACGATGCGCTGGCAGCGCTGCAGCCAGTCGCCGCTCTGGAACAGCAGCATGAAGTCGTCCCCGCCCACGTGCCCGATGAAGTCCCGCTGCGCATCGCAGTGCGCCACGGCCAGCCGCGCCACGAGGCGGATCATCTGGTCGCCGCGCCAGTAGCCGTAATAGTCGTTGAAGGGCTTGAAGTGGTTCAGGTCGGCATAGCAGGCCACGAACTCCGTGCCGCTGTCGATCAGCCGTTGCATGTGCATGCTGATGGGAATGTTGCCAGGCAGGAAGGTGAGGGGATTGGCGTGCCGTGCCGCCTCGATGCGGGCCTCGGTCACGCTGCGCACCAGTTGCTCGCCCGTGCCCAGGCCCACGTAGCGGCCGTTGTCGGTGACGATGAACCCGTCGCTCAGGTAGCGCTGGTCCTGCGAGGTCAGGATGCCCACGAGCTGGTCCACGTCGCAGTCGAGCTCCACCACGCGCGGGGCCGGGTTCGCGAAGGCCGCGCAGGCCTTGCGCCCGTGCACCTCGCGGAAGTAGAGCGTCGCATAGTGGTTCATGAACTGCTGGCGGTTGATCAGCGCCACCGGCCGGGTGCCGTCGAGCACCGGCAGGGCATGCAGTTCGGGATGCGCCTTGAAGAAGCCGGCCACCGTGTCGTTGCTGGTCTCGGCCGTGGCCGTGGGCGCATGCACCACCAGCAGGTTGCGCAGGATGCCCGGCCGCGCGTTCTGACCGCGGTGCGGCAGGACCGCCACGCGGCGGTCGCGCACGGCGTCCAGGGCCGGCGCCTCGATCCGCCCGCGCGGCCCGGATCCTGGCCGGCCGAGCAGGTAGCCCTGGCCGTAGGGAATGTCGAGGTCGCGCAGCGCCCGCAGGTCGTCCTGCGTCTCGATGCCCTCGGCGATCAGGGTGGTGCCGAACACGTCGGCGATGCCCTTGATGGCCTGCAGCATCTGCAGGTTCCCGGGATGGGCGCTGATGTCGCGCACGAAGTACTTGTCGATCTTCACGAAGTCCGGCCGCGTCTCGGACCAGAGCCGCAGGCTGGAGCGGCCGTCCCCGAAATCGTCGAGCGCGATGCGGGCGCCGCAGGCGTGCACCTGCTTGAGCGCCTCGCGCAGCGAGGCCATGTCGCCCACGCGCTCGTGCTCGGTGATCTCCAGCACCACGTTCTCCGCCGACACGCCCGCGGCCCGGGCCGCGCCGGCCAGCGTCATGCCGCGGCACAGCGACACCCCGCTCACCAGGGCGTCCGCACTGATGTTCACGAACAGGCGGCCCGCGCCGCCGGACGCGCCCCACTGCCGCAGGGCGATCGCCACGCACAGCAACTCGAACTCCTGCAGCACGCCTTCCGCGAGTGCGGCCTCCAGCAGGCGGTCGGGCGTGTGCAGGGGCGTGCCTTCCGGGCCACGGATCAGGGCCTCGTGGGCATAGACGTTGCCCTCGCGCAGATCGGCCAGGGGCTGGAAGACACAGTACAGCCCGCTGCCCCGCATGAGCCGCACGAGCGGGCCCGCGCCGTCCCGCACCGCTGGCGACAGCGAAGCGAGCACCGCCTGTAAAGCGCTGTCATGGACGGGGGCGTTCGTTACAGTCATACACAATTGTCGCGAAGTTACGCCCGGTCCATGACATCGGAGTGACATGTTCCGTGCCACCGCAGGTATTCCGCTACGTGGGCAGGTCCGCGTAGGCCACCGCGTACTTCACCAGCGCCGCCTGCCCGTCGATGCGCAGCTTGCGCCGTAGGTGGAGCCGGTGCGTTTCCACCGTGCGCACCGAGGTGCCCATCCGCTCGGCGATGTCCTTGTTGGAGCGGCCCTCGGCCAGCAGCCGCAGCACCGCCGCCTCGCGCGGGGTGAGCGACCGCGCCTGCGGCGGCACCGGCTGGCCGCCGTCCACCAGCGCACGCACGCCTTCGCTGAAATGCCGCCCGCCCGCCCGCACCGCCTCGATGGCCTGCACCAGCTGGCCGGCCGGCGCATCCTTGAGCACATAGCCGCGCACGCCCAGGCCCACGGCGCGCCGCACGTATTCGGCATCCTGGTGCATCGACAGCACCATCACGCGCACCAGCGGAAAGCGCTCGCGGAACGCGGCGGCCAGCTCGATGCCGCTGCCGTCGGGCATGCGGATGTCCGTCAGCACGATGTCCGGGGCCACGGCGGCGGCGAGTTCCAGGGCCTCCTGCACGCCGCCCGCCTCGGCGGCCACGCGGATGTGGGGCGTGGCCTCCAGGCGCATGCGCACGCCGTCGCGCACCAGCGGATGGTCGTCCACCAGCAGGACGCGGATCGGATCCAGGCCGGGGTCGGCGTTCATGCGGGCACCTGGTACGGTTCGAGGCCGGCGGCCAGCCCGGCGGCGGTCGCGTCCCGGCGGTCGAGCACCGCCAGGATGCGCGTGCCGCCGCGGCCCGATGCGATGGCGAAGCGGCCGCCCAGGCCCTCGATGCGTTCGCGCATGTTGCGCAGGCCGATGCCGCCCTGGCCGTCGCGCTGCACGCGCTGCACGTCGAAGCCGCGCCCGTCGTCGCGCACCGAGAGGCTCACCCGCCAGCGCGTGAAGCGCAGCGCCACCTCCACGTGGGTGGCGCCCGCGTGCATGCGGGCATTGGTGAGCGCCTCCTGGGCAATGCGGAACAGCGCCGTGCCGTGGCTGGTGGGCAGGGGCCCGGCCGGCCCGCGCAGCACGAATCGCACGCTGAACGCTCCCTGTTCCTCCACCTCCTGCGCCATCAGCGCGAGCGCGGGCGCGAGCCCCAGGTCGTCGAGCAGCGCGGGGCGCAGGCCGTGGGACACGCGCCGGATCTCCAGCAGGGCGTCGTTGAGGCGCTCCAGCCCATGGTCGAGCATGTCGCGCGGGGCATGGGCGGCGCGTGCGGCCCATTGCACCTGCGCCGTCTCCAGCAGGAATTTCGAAGACACCAGCACCTGCACCACGCCGTCGTGCAGTTCGCGCGCCACCCGCACCCGCTCCTCCTCCTGCGAGCTCACCACCCGCTGCGCGAGCCGGCGCAGCTTGGCGCTGGCCACTCGGTGGTCGCTCAGGTTGAGCGCCAGGCCCGCGAGCCCGATCAGCACGATGCACAGCGCGGCGATGCCGTAGATGCGTCGGCGCGTGCCGTCGATGTTCTCCTGCGCGGCCCGGTCGATGTGGCGCAGCGTCTCCTGCACGTCGTCCAGGTACAGCCCCGTGCCCAGGATCCACTCCCAGCCGGGCAGGGTGGTGACATAGGCGAGCTTGGGCGCCATCAGTTGCGAGGAGGGCTTCTGCCAGTCGTAGCGCACCATCCCGCCGCCCTGGCGCGCCGTCGCCAGGATCCGGTTCGCCGGTGCTTCGCTGCGCGGGTCGCCGGGATCGCACAGGTCCACGCCCGACAGTCCCATGTGCCGCGCGTCCAGCAGCACGTTGCCTTCGCGGTCGTAGACGAAGAAGTAGCCGTCCCGGCCGAACTGCATGCGCGAGAGCAGCGCCAGTGCCTGCCGCTGGCGCTCCGCGGGGTCGGCCTCTTCGGCCGCGATGCGCGCGAGCGCGCTCTGGGCCAATTGCACGTAATGGCGCAGTTCGGTCTCCTTGCTGTGCAGGTAGGCCGTCTCCACCAGTTCGCGCTCCTGCTGCGCCAGCCGGAGCGTCTGGTGCCGGGCCGTCGCGGCCACGGAGCCGAGGGCCACCATGATGGGCAGGGTGGAGAGCAGCAGGAGTTTCAGCCGCAATTGCATGGTCTGTCTCGCGAAGTGGGGAGAAGTATTTCGCCTGATACCGGCAAAGTCGATCGGCGGCTATGGGGGTAAGGCCCGGTATTCCATCTCACGGTGACAAGCTGTTAATACGGATGAGTGCCGGGAAAATGCATGGCACATGGAGTTTTGGGAATCCAGCCGGGATTTGCATTGCCTTGGTGATCGAGAAAGGATAAATCGCACCGCCGTGGTGAGGCGCGTCCCCGCGCCGGTGCTGTTACGTACCTGGATGCGCCGGCGCGCCCGCCGGTGGTGCACCGGAAAACCGCCGTGCACCTGGAGGATGCCTCCTGCAGGGACAGCAGGATGCGTGCCGTGCCCATGTCCTGTGCAATGCCCTGCGTAGTACTGCGCAAACCGTTCTGCGTAATCCTGCGTAAGGGAAAAATGTGCTTTCGTTCCGGCCTGCACCCGCACAGAATTCCTTCGCGCCCCTCCTTTTCGTCGATATTCGATCCGTTGCGGTTCGATTATTGGGGAGGGCCGCGTGGCGGTATGGAAGGGTATTTCCATGCCACGTCTGCGTCGTTGAACGGAAGGAATGCCATGGATATTCGGAATCCCCTGTCCCGGGGTCTTGCGCTGGGCGGCACCGCGCTCGCGGCCGTGCTGCTGGCGGGCTGTGCGGCTCCCGCCCAGCGGGAGGTGCTCTCCACCACCCGGATCTACCCCGCGATCGGGCCCTACTCGCAGATGGTGGCCCACGGCAACACGCTGTACTTCTCGGGCGTGCTGCCCCTCAATGCCGCCGGCAACGCGGTGCAGGGCACGACCATCGAGGAGCAGACCCGCGCCGTGCTCGATTTCATCGGCGCCAAGCTGCGCTCCCAGGGTCTGTCGTACGCGGACGTGCTCTCCACCACCGTGTACATGAAGGACCTGGGCGAATTCGCCGCCATGAACAAGGTGTACGGCGAGTACTTCCGCAGCGCGGCGCCCGCGCGTGCCACCGTCGAGGTCGCGCGCCTGCCGCGCGACGTGAAGATCGAGATCGCGGCCATCGTCGGGCGCCGCTGAGCCAGCGGACCGGTTCCAGGAGATTTCCATGATCGAAACATCCCCCGTGGCAGCCCGTGCTGCCGATGGCATCGAGCGTGCCGTGGCCGAACCCCGCTGGAGCGCCAAGCGCCGCGACTTCCTGCGCATGATGGGCTACGGCGCCGGCGCCGCCACGCTCGGCCCCCTGGTCGCCGCCTGCGGCAGCAGCGGTGCGCAGACCGCCGCCGAAGCGCTGCGCGAGCAGCTCGTGCGCGACGAGGCTTTCTGGACCGGCGTGCAGGACATGTTCATCCTCAAGCCCGAGAAGACCTACATGAACATCGGCACCGGCGGCTCCATGCCCAAGCTGGTGCTCGACGTCTTCGATGGAGAGAACCGCAAGAAGGCCGCCGATTCCGGCAGCGGCTACGGCAACCTGCTCGACCTGCGCAGGCAGGTGGCGCCGGGCTTCGGCGTGGATGCGGACGAACTCGCCTTCTCCGCCAACACGTCCTCGGGCATGTGCCATGCCATCCTCGGCATCGACTGGCAGCGCGGCGACGTGGTCGTGACCACCAACCATGAGCACGGCGGCGGCGACACGCCGCTCAAGATCGCCACGGACCGCTACGGCATCGAGGTCTCGCGCATCGAGATGCCGGTGGGCAACAACCAGACCGCGGCCACCTACGTGAACCTGTTCGACGAGCGCATCCGCGCGCTCAAAGCCCAGGGCAGGCGCGTGCGCGCGATGATGTGGTCCTCGCCCACCTACAAGACCGGCACCATGCTGCCCATCGCGGACCTGATGGGCGTGGTGAAGGCGCACGGCCTCATCAGCATCGTGGACGGGGCGCACCTGCCGGGCATGATGGCCTACAACTATGCGGAGCTGGGCATGGACTTCATGTCCGGTGCCGGGCACAAATGGCAGTGCGGCCCGGGCTCCACCGGCATCCTGATCGTGCGCAACAAGATGCGTGCTTCCAACCCGCTGCCGCTGCCCAGGTGGTACCCGGTCCACACGAGCTCTTACACCGCGAAGGACCGCACCACCAACGGCACCGAGACCTACGACATCGCAGCCACCATCACCAGCTGCGGC comes from the Paracidovorax avenae ATCC 19860 genome and includes:
- a CDS encoding aminotransferase class V-fold PLP-dependent enzyme, translating into MIETSPVAARAADGIERAVAEPRWSAKRRDFLRMMGYGAGAATLGPLVAACGSSGAQTAAEALREQLVRDEAFWTGVQDMFILKPEKTYMNIGTGGSMPKLVLDVFDGENRKKAADSGSGYGNLLDLRRQVAPGFGVDADELAFSANTSSGMCHAILGIDWQRGDVVVTTNHEHGGGDTPLKIATDRYGIEVSRIEMPVGNNQTAATYVNLFDERIRALKAQGRRVRAMMWSSPTYKTGTMLPIADLMGVVKAHGLISIVDGAHLPGMMAYNYAELGMDFMSGAGHKWQCGPGSTGILIVRNKMRASNPLPLPRWYPVHTSSYTAKDRTTNGTETYDIAATITSCGSLHTPMFMALAQACAQWDGIGRKKIETYDLTLSSYLKEKIAERWGIDALYSPKDDPKLLSALTSFNPFPNKADVMNAQKANAFVARMQSDYAQGFVIRSADFPVIGAPSNHYGIRVSTHLWHDARDIDLLVDAMWDLSRKI
- a CDS encoding Rid family detoxifying hydrolase, which encodes MDIRNPLSRGLALGGTALAAVLLAGCAAPAQREVLSTTRIYPAIGPYSQMVAHGNTLYFSGVLPLNAAGNAVQGTTIEEQTRAVLDFIGAKLRSQGLSYADVLSTTVYMKDLGEFAAMNKVYGEYFRSAAPARATVEVARLPRDVKIEIAAIVGRR
- a CDS encoding EAL domain-containing protein → MTVTNAPVHDSALQAVLASLSPAVRDGAGPLVRLMRGSGLYCVFQPLADLREGNVYAHEALIRGPEGTPLHTPDRLLEAALAEGVLQEFELLCVAIALRQWGASGGAGRLFVNISADALVSGVSLCRGMTLAGAARAAGVSAENVVLEITEHERVGDMASLREALKQVHACGARIALDDFGDGRSSLRLWSETRPDFVKIDKYFVRDISAHPGNLQMLQAIKGIADVFGTTLIAEGIETQDDLRALRDLDIPYGQGYLLGRPGSGPRGRIEAPALDAVRDRRVAVLPHRGQNARPGILRNLLVVHAPTATAETSNDTVAGFFKAHPELHALPVLDGTRPVALINRQQFMNHYATLYFREVHGRKACAAFANPAPRVVELDCDVDQLVGILTSQDQRYLSDGFIVTDNGRYVGLGTGEQLVRSVTEARIEAARHANPLTFLPGNIPISMHMQRLIDSGTEFVACYADLNHFKPFNDYYGYWRGDQMIRLVARLAVAHCDAQRDFIGHVGGDDFMLLFQSGDWLQRCQRIVEDFAREAFQLFDDAARAEGGIWAEDRHGVKRFFPCTTLAIGAARVVPGSMRHAEEVANAAALAKHEAKGCASGLAWRTAERSATQAHSAGPVPQRAWQGSDATAAASA
- a CDS encoding response regulator, encoding MNADPGLDPIRVLLVDDHPLVRDGVRMRLEATPHIRVAAEAGGVQEALELAAAVAPDIVLTDIRMPDGSGIELAAAFRERFPLVRVMVLSMHQDAEYVRRAVGLGVRGYVLKDAPAGQLVQAIEAVRAGGRHFSEGVRALVDGGQPVPPQARSLTPREAAVLRLLAEGRSNKDIAERMGTSVRTVETHRLHLRRKLRIDGQAALVKYAVAYADLPT
- a CDS encoding cache domain-containing protein translates to MQLRLKLLLLSTLPIMVALGSVAATARHQTLRLAQQERELVETAYLHSKETELRHYVQLAQSALARIAAEEADPAERQRQALALLSRMQFGRDGYFFVYDREGNVLLDARHMGLSGVDLCDPGDPRSEAPANRILATARQGGGMVRYDWQKPSSQLMAPKLAYVTTLPGWEWILGTGLYLDDVQETLRHIDRAAQENIDGTRRRIYGIAALCIVLIGLAGLALNLSDHRVASAKLRRLAQRVVSSQEEERVRVARELHDGVVQVLVSSKFLLETAQVQWAARAAHAPRDMLDHGLERLNDALLEIRRVSHGLRPALLDDLGLAPALALMAQEVEEQGAFSVRFVLRGPAGPLPTSHGTALFRIAQEALTNARMHAGATHVEVALRFTRWRVSLSVRDDGRGFDVQRVQRDGQGGIGLRNMRERIEGLGGRFAIASGRGGTRILAVLDRRDATAAGLAAGLEPYQVPA
- a CDS encoding urate hydroxylase PuuD → MESYLLDWANLLLRWVHVITAIAWVGSSFYFVFLDSSLTPPVDEDLKRQGVSGELWAVHGGGFYHPVKFAGAPPQLPKHLHWFFWESYSTWISGFALFTVSYLWSASTYLIDKSRMDWAPATAVMVALAFLAVFWLLYDAICRVFGQRRNGDAIVGALVFVLVCAASWLACHWFAGRAAFLLVGAMIATSMSANVFFWIIPGQRKVIAQMKAGQPVDPIHGKRGKQRSVHNTYFTLPVLFCMLSNHYSFTWSHPQNWLILILMMFAGASIRQFFVMRHGWKLGRNAHPLPYALVGCAVIVGTIAGLRLSQAPAAPAAPSSAAAAAPVGYAQLQPVLAQRCYMCHGEQVQMKNLRLDSAESVAQHAQAIYQQAVVQKLMPMNNATGMTDAERDLVRRWFEGGAPAR